The following coding sequences lie in one Thermosulfuriphilus ammonigenes genomic window:
- a CDS encoding bacteriohemerythrin, translating to MSLALFLGGLYFTILLSRDLQAIASALWAASRGSFEKGLRPHGFQEIKDLIKAMDSFFAFIVGLFSTLGLQNRILGEAREFIDSSSNEIKNHAQRTSDIAQDMKTSATQATEDIETIFTALQDLSTAATEIAQSISSTAQKTNEAQEHALATKETISRLSESSQKIGSIIKVINEIAEQTNLLALNATIEAARAGEAGKGFAVVANEVKELARQTAKATEEITRMVETIQQETQSAVSAVESITGTVVEVNDLANTIASAAEEQTVTISDITSNIERASNITREVKNKADVLFDHSENFEGLKKDLDIIETSVDNIVTEGSMVLSGIRINTNFMSEIQDYIPESQKIRAVLYQHQQWKDNVISAIIQGKPPEVETDPTKCGLGKFLKNYRPDPTIEPIIDRLKKVHHDLHTSVIDLQKMLTSGQERWQAITFFKERIQPIFNEILDLFNKWLISVDKQAGLRLGSDHLVENKKFMEWGPQFVVGVQIVDEQHQKLLNMVNSLYESLQSGRDKEYLKRLLYDLIDYTAYHFKTEEDLFDKYQYPESDIHKKIHEKLVKKVLDFKERVDSGEALISHDLMNFLKEWLVNHICITDKKFGSFLKEKGVS from the coding sequence TTGAGCCTAGCTCTCTTTTTGGGTGGGCTTTATTTCACTATCCTTCTTAGTCGAGATCTCCAGGCCATCGCTTCAGCCCTTTGGGCAGCCTCCCGAGGCAGCTTTGAAAAAGGACTTCGTCCCCATGGATTTCAGGAAATTAAGGATCTTATAAAGGCTATGGATAGCTTTTTTGCCTTTATTGTTGGCCTTTTTTCTACTCTGGGGCTTCAAAATCGAATCCTGGGGGAAGCCCGGGAGTTCATTGATTCATCCAGCAATGAGATAAAAAATCACGCTCAAAGAACCAGTGATATAGCCCAGGATATGAAGACTTCAGCCACCCAGGCCACGGAAGATATAGAGACAATCTTTACTGCTCTGCAGGATCTTTCTACGGCGGCTACAGAGATTGCCCAGAGTATCTCCTCGACCGCCCAGAAGACCAACGAGGCCCAGGAGCATGCCTTAGCCACAAAGGAAACTATTTCTCGTCTTTCTGAAAGCTCTCAGAAAATAGGATCCATCATTAAAGTTATTAATGAAATCGCCGAGCAAACCAATCTTCTGGCCCTAAACGCCACCATTGAGGCCGCCCGGGCGGGGGAGGCCGGAAAGGGCTTTGCCGTGGTGGCCAACGAGGTCAAGGAGCTGGCCCGTCAGACGGCCAAGGCCACCGAAGAGATTACCAGAATGGTGGAGACAATCCAGCAGGAGACCCAGTCTGCGGTTTCAGCGGTGGAGTCAATTACTGGTACAGTGGTAGAAGTGAATGATTTGGCTAATACTATTGCCAGTGCAGCCGAAGAGCAGACAGTAACCATAAGCGATATAACTAGTAATATCGAACGGGCTAGTAATATTACTCGAGAGGTTAAAAACAAGGCGGATGTTTTGTTTGATCACTCTGAAAACTTTGAGGGTTTGAAAAAAGACTTGGATATTATTGAAACCAGTGTTGACAATATAGTAACCGAAGGGTCGATGGTTCTTTCGGGGATTAGAATAAATACCAATTTTATGTCTGAGATTCAGGACTATATCCCTGAATCTCAGAAGATCAGGGCTGTCCTTTATCAACATCAGCAGTGGAAAGACAATGTTATTAGTGCAATAATTCAAGGTAAACCTCCAGAGGTAGAGACTGATCCCACCAAATGTGGTTTAGGAAAATTTTTGAAGAATTACCGACCAGATCCTACGATAGAACCTATAATAGATAGACTTAAAAAGGTTCATCATGATCTTCATACTTCAGTGATAGATCTTCAAAAGATGTTAACCTCCGGTCAGGAAAGATGGCAGGCTATAACCTTCTTTAAGGAGAGAATTCAGCCCATCTTTAATGAAATCTTAGATCTGTTTAATAAGTGGCTAATTTCAGTAGATAAACAAGCTGGTCTTCGTTTGGGAAGTGATCATTTGGTAGAGAACAAAAAATTTATGGAATGGGGGCCTCAGTTTGTTGTAGGGGTACAAATTGTTGATGAGCAGCATCAAAAGTTGCTGAATATGGTAAACTCTCTTTATGAATCTCTTCAAAGTGGTAGAGATAAAGAGTATCTAAAACGCTTGCTTTATGATTTAATTGACTATACAGCTTATCATTTCAAAACTGAGGAAGATTTGTTTGATAAGTACCAGTATCCTGAAAGTGATATTCATAAAAAGATACACGAAAAGTTAGTCAAAAAAGTTTTAGACTTTAAAGAGAGAGTAGATTCAGGTGAGGCTCTTATCTCTCATGATCTTATGAATTTTCTTAAAGAGTGGTTAGTTAATCATATTTGCATTACAGATAAAAAGTTTGGCTCCTTTTTAAAAGAAAAGGGCGTATCATAG
- the rd gene encoding rubredoxin — translation MKKYVCSVCGYVYDPQAGDPVNDIPPGTPFEELPDHWVCPVCGAAKEAFSPAD, via the coding sequence ATGAAGAAGTATGTCTGCAGCGTCTGTGGCTATGTGTATGATCCCCAGGCCGGGGATCCGGTAAACGACATCCCACCGGGAACACCCTTTGAAGAGCTTCCAGATCACTGGGTGTGTCCTGTTTGTGGAGCAGCCAAAGAGGCTTTTAGCCCGGCAGATTAA
- a CDS encoding tyrosine-type recombinase/integrase, whose amino-acid sequence MAKPKKYETFKKFPGVRAYLSETRKTPDGKPDKCFYIRYKNLNGKLIEEKIGWASEGITAAYAAQIRAERLRTVRLGEEPIPIHKKRKEAVTFAQFMRKRYLPWAKENKAWESYRREEELFRRYIDPVIGDKTLKDISPFDLERIKSDMRKKGLAERTTEYALAVVRMAFNRAKEWGLFRGDNPASKVKPPRKDNRRLRFLTPEEASLLLEAVKKRSRQLYEICLLSLHTGMRAGEIFNLTWADIDMARGLIYIRDPKNNTTRVAYMTDEVKRLFMAKTPGEPSELVFKDRKGQKIKKVSRVFWEVVQELGFNEGVADHRMRVCFHTLRHTFASWLVMNGTPLFTVKELLGHKTMLMTERYAHLAAEAQRQAIKEIERVALQAMTGKVVSYTEKLGG is encoded by the coding sequence ATGGCGAAACCCAAAAAGTATGAAACCTTCAAAAAATTCCCTGGAGTAAGGGCTTACCTGAGCGAGACCCGTAAAACGCCAGATGGGAAGCCTGATAAGTGCTTCTATATCCGCTATAAGAACTTAAACGGTAAGCTCATTGAAGAAAAGATCGGTTGGGCCTCTGAGGGAATCACAGCCGCCTATGCTGCGCAAATCCGGGCTGAAAGATTAAGGACCGTCCGTCTAGGAGAGGAACCTATACCTATCCACAAAAAACGCAAAGAGGCCGTCACCTTTGCCCAGTTTATGCGAAAGCGTTACCTGCCTTGGGCCAAAGAGAACAAAGCTTGGGAATCCTACCGGCGTGAAGAGGAGCTTTTCCGACGCTACATCGACCCAGTCATAGGAGATAAAACCTTAAAGGACATCTCTCCTTTCGATCTGGAACGCATCAAGAGCGATATGCGGAAAAAAGGTCTGGCTGAGAGGACTACGGAATACGCCCTGGCCGTGGTTCGCATGGCCTTCAATCGGGCCAAAGAGTGGGGGCTTTTTCGAGGCGATAACCCTGCAAGCAAAGTCAAACCTCCTCGGAAAGATAATCGCCGCCTACGTTTTCTCACCCCTGAAGAAGCTAGTCTTCTCCTTGAGGCGGTAAAGAAGAGAAGTCGCCAGTTATATGAGATTTGCCTTCTCTCTCTCCACACGGGAATGAGGGCCGGAGAGATCTTCAACCTCACCTGGGCCGACATAGACATGGCCCGTGGCCTTATCTACATCCGGGACCCTAAAAACAATACTACGCGCGTCGCTTATATGACCGATGAGGTCAAGCGCCTTTTCATGGCCAAGACACCCGGAGAACCCTCAGAACTGGTATTTAAAGATCGTAAAGGACAGAAGATCAAAAAGGTCTCTAGAGTATTTTGGGAAGTAGTCCAGGAACTCGGTTTCAACGAGGGCGTGGCAGACCACAGGATGCGTGTCTGCTTCCACACCCTCCGCCACACCTTTGCCAGCTGGCTAGTTATGAACGGAACTCCGCTTTTCACGGTAAAAGAGCTTCTCGGCCACAAGACCATGCTCATGACCGAACGCTATGCTCACCTTGCCGCTGAAGCTCAGAGGCAGGCCATCAAAGAGATCGAAAGGGTGGCCCTCCAGGCCATGACCGGAAAAGTAGTGTCTTATACCGAAAAACTAGGGGGTTAA
- a CDS encoding peroxiredoxin produces the protein MTLVTKEAPDFTAEAVMPDNSFSKITLSSYRGRYVILLFYPLDFTFVCPTEILAFDKKLEEFKKRNCEVLGISVDSVYTHFAWKMTPVEKGGIGNIQYPLVSDLSKNISRSYGILFDESVSLRGLFLIDKEGIVRHELINDLPLGRSVDEALRVLDALQFFETHGEVCPANWRPGEEAMKPTPEGVAEYLAKHGKD, from the coding sequence ATGACCTTAGTTACCAAAGAGGCTCCGGACTTTACCGCTGAGGCGGTAATGCCTGACAACAGCTTTTCAAAGATTACCCTTTCATCCTATCGGGGAAGGTATGTCATTTTGCTCTTCTACCCCCTGGATTTTACTTTTGTCTGCCCTACGGAGATTCTGGCCTTTGACAAGAAGCTTGAAGAGTTCAAGAAGAGAAACTGTGAGGTTCTGGGTATCTCTGTGGATTCGGTCTATACCCACTTTGCCTGGAAGATGACTCCGGTAGAAAAGGGCGGAATAGGGAATATCCAGTATCCCTTGGTTTCGGATCTCAGCAAAAATATCTCCCGTTCTTACGGGATTCTCTTTGACGAGTCAGTCTCTTTAAGGGGGCTATTTTTAATTGATAAAGAGGGAATTGTTCGGCACGAGCTGATTAATGATCTTCCCCTGGGACGCAGTGTCGATGAGGCCCTCAGGGTTCTGGATGCCCTTCAGTTCTTTGAAACCCATGGTGAGGTCTGCCCGGCCAACTGGCGTCCAGGTGAAGAGGCCATGAAGCCTACTCCCGAGGGGGTGGCTGAGTATCTGGCCAAGCATGGTAAAGACTAG
- a CDS encoding ferritin — MLSQRMEEALNKQVNAELYSAYLYLSMAAYFESMNLEGFAHWMKMQTQEELTHAMKFYNFINERGGRVRLATIEAPPSEWASPLAAFEAALKHEQYVTSLINDLVNLALEERDHATNIFLQWFVSEQVEEEASVGAVVERLKLVGDSPQGLFMVDREMAKRVFNLPTETTGEA; from the coding sequence ATGCTTAGTCAACGAATGGAGGAGGCCCTTAATAAGCAGGTTAATGCCGAACTTTACTCAGCCTATCTCTATCTTTCCATGGCCGCTTATTTTGAATCCATGAATCTGGAGGGGTTTGCCCACTGGATGAAGATGCAAACCCAGGAGGAGCTTACCCACGCCATGAAATTTTACAATTTTATCAATGAGCGCGGCGGTCGAGTGAGACTGGCTACCATCGAGGCCCCTCCCTCTGAATGGGCCTCACCGCTGGCAGCCTTTGAGGCGGCCTTGAAACACGAGCAGTATGTCACCAGCCTGATAAATGATTTGGTCAACCTGGCCCTGGAGGAGAGGGATCATGCCACCAATATTTTCTTGCAATGGTTTGTCAGCGAGCAGGTGGAAGAGGAGGCCTCGGTAGGGGCGGTGGTGGAAAGGCTCAAGCTGGTTGGTGATTCCCCCCAGGGTCTTTTTATGGTGGATCGAGAGATGGCCAAACGGGTCTTTAACCTTCCGACAGAAACGACGGGTGAGGCCTAA
- a CDS encoding desulfoferrodoxin, whose amino-acid sequence MTKLLEVYKCEVCGNMVEMVHAGQGQLVCCGQPMKLMEENTVDAAKEKHVPVVEKIDGGFKVKVGSVAHPMEEKHYIEWIEIIADGKAYRQFLKPGQAPEATFLIDAQEVTAREYCNLHGLWRS is encoded by the coding sequence ATGACGAAACTTCTTGAGGTCTACAAGTGTGAGGTCTGTGGCAACATGGTGGAGATGGTCCACGCCGGACAGGGCCAGCTTGTCTGTTGTGGCCAGCCTATGAAGCTTATGGAGGAAAACACGGTCGATGCCGCCAAGGAAAAACATGTTCCGGTGGTGGAAAAGATCGATGGCGGTTTCAAGGTTAAGGTGGGCAGTGTAGCCCATCCGATGGAAGAAAAGCACTATATCGAATGGATCGAGATTATCGCTGATGGTAAGGCCTACCGCCAGTTTCTTAAGCCGGGTCAGGCTCCGGAGGCAACATTTCTGATAGACGCCCAGGAAGTTACTGCCCGGGAGTACTGCAATCTTCACGGACTCTGGAGGAGTTAG
- a CDS encoding FprA family A-type flavoprotein gives MANVVEVKKDIYWVGAIDWNIRDFHGYSTKRGSTYNAYLVVDEKITLFDVVKRPFVSDLVHHLIKVLGDPQKVDYIVVNHVEMDHSGGLPELIERIRPEKVFCSPMGYRGLIEHFHDKAKDWPLVEVKTGDRLSLGRRTVQFLETRMIHWPDSMVSYLPEDKILISQDAFGQHYATSGRFDDEVDFSKLMQESAKYYANIVLPFSPQVQKLLQTVEEMGLEIEMILPDHGVIWRSRLKDILEAYRRWSSYEARALAVVCYATMWQSTEKMALAIADGLMAEGVEVKVMNAGIDHRSDIMTQLLEAKGLVVGSSTLNNNMLPQMADILTYIKGLRPRQKIAAAFGSYGWSGEAVKHMNKYLEDMKAKLVHQGLRVKFVPTHEQLKECRELGIQIAKAIKEDLANAQ, from the coding sequence ATGGCTAACGTGGTTGAGGTAAAAAAGGACATCTACTGGGTGGGGGCCATTGACTGGAATATCCGGGATTTTCATGGTTACTCTACCAAACGAGGGTCCACCTATAACGCCTATCTGGTCGTTGATGAGAAGATCACCCTTTTTGACGTCGTCAAAAGGCCCTTTGTCAGTGATCTTGTCCACCACCTCATTAAGGTTTTAGGGGATCCCCAGAAGGTTGACTATATCGTTGTTAACCATGTGGAAATGGATCACTCTGGGGGGCTCCCGGAGCTTATTGAACGTATCCGTCCCGAGAAAGTCTTCTGTTCTCCCATGGGCTATCGGGGGCTAATTGAGCATTTTCACGATAAGGCCAAGGACTGGCCTTTGGTAGAGGTTAAAACTGGAGATCGTCTTAGCCTGGGACGCCGGACGGTTCAGTTCTTGGAGACCAGGATGATCCACTGGCCAGATAGCATGGTCTCTTACCTCCCGGAGGACAAGATCCTTATCTCTCAAGATGCCTTTGGCCAGCACTATGCCACTAGTGGACGTTTTGACGATGAGGTTGATTTTAGTAAGCTCATGCAGGAGTCGGCAAAATATTATGCCAATATCGTTCTTCCGTTTTCCCCCCAGGTGCAAAAGTTGCTCCAGACCGTAGAGGAGATGGGCCTGGAGATAGAGATGATCCTGCCTGATCACGGGGTTATCTGGCGGAGCCGCCTCAAGGATATCCTTGAGGCCTATCGCCGCTGGAGCTCTTATGAGGCTCGGGCCTTGGCCGTAGTCTGCTACGCTACCATGTGGCAAAGTACGGAGAAGATGGCACTGGCCATCGCCGATGGCCTTATGGCCGAGGGGGTTGAGGTTAAGGTAATGAACGCTGGTATCGACCACCGAAGCGACATTATGACCCAACTCCTTGAGGCCAAGGGCCTGGTTGTAGGCTCCTCTACCCTTAATAACAACATGCTTCCCCAGATGGCCGATATCCTGACCTACATAAAGGGTCTTCGCCCCCGCCAGAAGATAGCCGCCGCCTTTGGTTCTTATGGCTGGAGTGGAGAGGCCGTCAAGCACATGAACAAATACCTGGAGGACATGAAGGCCAAGCTAGTTCACCAGGGCTTAAGGGTTAAGTTTGTCCCCACCCATGAGCAACTCAAAGAGTGCCGCGAGCTTGGCATCCAGATAGCGAAGGCCATCAAAGAAGATCTGGCCAATGCCCAGTAG
- a CDS encoding DVU0298 family protein: MPSSSGRALKWEVLSLLKERDLPDLLKQLTKYPPQRVINPLIGALCHREEAVRLRAAIALGEVVSRLAQKDLEAARVVMRRLMWMLNEESGGIGWGVPLAMGEILARSPSLAAEYAHILISYLREDGNLLEFEPLQREVLWGLARLARENPKLMRQKGALRYIRPFLDSPDLQVRAAAVSALGLLADSDSVSKIKQLIGDQTGVPVPEGDQWRIRPLGSLVQEALLRLGSDSAAAKDAI, from the coding sequence ATGCCCAGTAGTTCTGGCAGGGCCTTAAAATGGGAGGTCCTCTCCCTTCTAAAAGAGAGGGACCTCCCAGATCTTCTTAAGCAGCTGACCAAATACCCTCCTCAAAGAGTCATAAATCCTCTCATTGGAGCCCTTTGTCACCGTGAAGAGGCTGTTCGCCTCCGGGCAGCCATTGCTCTGGGTGAGGTGGTCTCCCGTCTGGCGCAGAAAGATCTTGAGGCCGCCCGGGTGGTTATGAGGCGGCTGATGTGGATGCTCAACGAAGAGTCAGGGGGCATAGGCTGGGGAGTTCCTCTGGCCATGGGAGAAATTCTGGCCCGCTCTCCGAGCTTGGCCGCAGAATATGCCCATATATTAATTTCTTACCTTCGAGAGGACGGAAATCTTCTGGAATTTGAGCCCCTTCAGCGGGAGGTTCTCTGGGGTCTGGCCCGTTTAGCCAGGGAAAACCCTAAACTTATGCGGCAAAAGGGGGCCTTAAGATACATTCGTCCCTTCCTTGACTCTCCTGATCTCCAGGTTCGGGCCGCAGCGGTATCTGCCCTGGGGCTTCTGGCAGATAGTGACTCGGTCTCCAAAATAAAACAACTCATCGGTGACCAAACCGGTGTCCCTGTCCCCGAGGGGGATCAGTGGCGGATAAGGCCTCTGGGATCTTTGGTCCAGGAAGCCCTCTTAAGGCTGGGGTCAGACTCGGCTGCCGCCAAAGATGCGATTTAA
- a CDS encoding desulfoferrodoxin family protein translates to MERRLFLKGLMATAAMVGVAPRALAAERLNRLKNPHNPSTLEKKHVPAIIAPGEVRAGQWFEVQVRVGYLLPHPSLPEHWIDEISLRFEGKTIAKVNYPQGGVASSLAVFKIRLSETGTLEAVEHCNLHGWWLSEPRVIKVI, encoded by the coding sequence ATGGAAAGGCGGCTTTTCTTAAAGGGCCTTATGGCTACTGCGGCTATGGTTGGGGTGGCTCCCAGGGCTCTGGCCGCTGAGAGACTAAACCGCCTTAAGAATCCTCATAATCCTTCGACCCTGGAGAAAAAGCATGTTCCGGCCATCATTGCTCCTGGTGAGGTTCGGGCTGGCCAGTGGTTTGAAGTGCAGGTAAGGGTAGGATACCTTCTTCCTCATCCTTCCCTCCCGGAGCACTGGATCGATGAGATTTCTTTAAGGTTTGAGGGGAAGACCATAGCCAAGGTCAACTACCCCCAGGGAGGAGTTGCCTCCTCTTTGGCGGTGTTTAAAATTCGTCTCTCAGAAACAGGTACCCTTGAGGCCGTAGAACACTGCAACCTTCATGGTTGGTGGCTAAGCGAGCCTCGGGTTATCAAAGTAATTTAA
- a CDS encoding multiheme c-type cytochrome — protein MRGLNFWALAVFLVIGVCAQAGAAEMGKFKYSDFKKPTMCAGCHKEIYQEWRQSMMSQSYTHTWDEVEYFKLALPHSQKEPKVAGVKAGCIGCHSPLAFLTGDIPPQPVSANSRANEGVSCEVCHNIVGSTEKEPFNFSFIVQPGRDKQGPRKDAKSPVHGVVYSEFLRTPEFCATCHDEQSPYGAWVKETYREWKAGPYAKQGVRCQDCHMYRAPAKAAMGGKVRQDMAHHNFHGSHVPSKLAGVIDLALYASKREVSPGSRLVIRAELFNGKAGHMVPSGSSEERMLWLEVWAVDAKGRKFHLPVDKKGFKGEEYTIADSSALAYQAMGEIMEIKGFKGIKRDGDVPDGARIFRRPFFDPKGRMTICQWYTADNNLVDYRIGPRETKVETYTWRIPKNVAKGPLTIKATLYYSQVPSSVGKFMELPPEEYQPITVNQATVHLEVK, from the coding sequence ATGAGAGGTCTTAATTTTTGGGCCCTTGCTGTTTTTCTGGTTATAGGTGTCTGTGCCCAGGCTGGGGCTGCCGAGATGGGAAAGTTTAAGTATTCGGATTTTAAAAAACCTACCATGTGTGCCGGCTGCCACAAGGAGATCTACCAAGAGTGGCGCCAGAGCATGATGTCTCAGTCTTACACCCATACCTGGGATGAGGTGGAGTATTTTAAACTGGCCCTGCCCCATTCCCAGAAAGAACCCAAGGTGGCCGGGGTTAAGGCCGGTTGTATCGGCTGTCATTCACCACTGGCCTTCCTTACAGGAGATATTCCTCCTCAGCCGGTCTCTGCCAACAGCCGGGCCAACGAAGGGGTCTCCTGTGAGGTGTGTCACAATATTGTTGGGAGCACCGAGAAGGAGCCCTTTAACTTTAGTTTCATTGTCCAGCCCGGGCGCGACAAACAGGGGCCCCGTAAAGATGCCAAGAGCCCTGTTCACGGGGTGGTTTATTCCGAGTTTCTCCGGACTCCGGAGTTCTGCGCCACCTGTCATGACGAACAGAGCCCTTATGGGGCCTGGGTTAAGGAGACCTATCGAGAGTGGAAGGCCGGCCCTTATGCCAAACAGGGCGTTCGTTGCCAGGACTGTCATATGTATCGGGCTCCGGCCAAGGCGGCCATGGGGGGAAAAGTGCGTCAGGATATGGCCCACCACAACTTCCATGGCTCCCACGTGCCTTCAAAGCTGGCCGGAGTCATAGACCTGGCCCTTTATGCCAGCAAGAGGGAAGTCTCGCCGGGGAGCAGGCTGGTTATCCGGGCTGAGCTTTTTAACGGTAAGGCCGGACACATGGTTCCCTCTGGCTCTTCAGAGGAGAGGATGCTCTGGCTTGAGGTCTGGGCCGTTGATGCCAAAGGGCGCAAGTTTCATCTTCCGGTGGACAAAAAGGGCTTCAAGGGCGAGGAGTACACCATTGCCGATTCCTCGGCCCTGGCCTATCAGGCCATGGGAGAAATTATGGAGATTAAGGGCTTTAAGGGGATCAAACGAGATGGCGACGTTCCTGATGGAGCCAGGATCTTCCGGCGGCCCTTCTTTGACCCCAAGGGACGGATGACCATCTGTCAGTGGTACACGGCGGACAACAATCTGGTTGATTATCGGATAGGCCCTCGGGAAACCAAAGTGGAGACTTATACCTGGCGGATACCGAAGAATGTAGCCAAAGGTCCTCTGACCATTAAGGCCACTCTTTACTACAGCCAGGTGCCAAGCTCTGTGGGTAAGTTTATGGAGCTTCCTCCGGAGGAATACCAGCCCATAACTGTCAACCAGGCCACGGTCCATTTAGAGGTCAAGTAA
- a CDS encoding GYD domain-containing protein — MPIYIMMTKLTDEGRKTIKKKPDRIKEVNKEVEAMGIKILAQYAIMGPYDFLNILEAPDNATVTKLSVELGSRGTVIPSTFPALTVDELIEALKK; from the coding sequence ATGCCCATTTACATCATGATGACCAAACTCACCGATGAAGGCCGCAAGACTATTAAGAAAAAGCCAGATAGGATCAAAGAGGTTAACAAAGAAGTAGAGGCCATGGGGATAAAGATTTTAGCCCAGTATGCCATAATGGGGCCATATGACTTTTTAAACATCCTTGAAGCCCCCGATAACGCCACAGTAACTAAACTTTCTGTGGAACTTGGCTCAAGAGGGACAGTCATACCCTCTACCTTTCCCGCCCTGACTGTAGACGAGCTTATAGAAGCCTTGAAGAAGTAG
- a CDS encoding chloride channel protein, whose protein sequence is MKARTRRLVLDAVLLGIIGALSAKVFIFLLGLAQEIFLHRLAGYIPPGLPNEGGILKESLSSRSPWMIPLATTLGGLLSGIIVYTWAPEAEGHGTDAMVRAFHRLGGYIRTRVPFLKMLASAITIGSGGAAGREGPTALVSAGIGSLYARVAKRPAEDRRLLMLMGSAAGLSAIFRSPIGTALFTIEVLYSEMEFEAGALIFTLLAAVIAYTAMGLMGICGPLFQVPPDLFVDVRQYYWYAILGVLSGPIGTILPVVFYGLRDLFLRIPIKPHFKPAIGALGVGIMAIWLPQILGGGYGWIQMAMDGGLGWKLMLVLLFAKMIAFPLTVSSGGSGGVFAPSLFVGGMLGGAMAGLAHLPPASFVVVGMASVFGAAARVPIAAMFMVVEMTGAYLLLVPAALAVLLSYLVQSLLAADLKYPSLYEFQVPNRAESAAHQEEFLQTALDLLLKRRVSIPETIGHLNLLVLLELGIPLELPDGKRLVIQTISAKSPWVDRPLKDIPLPEEAELIALVREDHLLFPQGSLTLKAEDKLLFVTSIAGWKELNRIFGGSRV, encoded by the coding sequence ATGAAGGCCAGAACAAGGCGGCTGGTACTCGACGCTGTTCTCCTGGGAATTATTGGTGCCTTAAGCGCCAAGGTCTTTATCTTTCTCCTTGGCTTGGCCCAAGAGATCTTTCTTCATCGCCTGGCCGGCTATATTCCTCCCGGGCTTCCCAATGAGGGAGGCATTCTCAAAGAGAGCCTCAGCTCCCGTAGCCCCTGGATGATTCCCCTGGCCACCACCTTAGGGGGGCTTCTCTCCGGAATCATCGTCTACACCTGGGCCCCTGAAGCCGAAGGACACGGAACAGACGCCATGGTCCGGGCATTTCATCGATTGGGAGGCTATATCCGGACCAGAGTGCCGTTTTTAAAGATGCTGGCCTCGGCTATCACCATTGGTTCAGGAGGGGCGGCTGGCCGTGAGGGCCCCACGGCCCTGGTTAGTGCCGGAATCGGGTCTCTCTACGCCCGGGTGGCCAAACGGCCGGCTGAAGACCGCCGTCTTCTTATGCTCATGGGATCCGCTGCCGGGCTATCGGCCATCTTTCGGTCTCCCATCGGAACGGCTCTGTTCACCATTGAGGTTCTCTACAGTGAAATGGAATTCGAGGCCGGAGCACTCATCTTTACTCTCCTGGCTGCGGTTATTGCCTACACGGCCATGGGCCTTATGGGAATCTGCGGGCCTCTTTTCCAGGTTCCACCGGATCTCTTCGTTGATGTCCGTCAGTACTACTGGTACGCCATTTTGGGGGTTTTAAGTGGCCCCATCGGCACCATCCTTCCGGTGGTTTTCTATGGTCTTCGAGATCTGTTCCTGCGAATTCCCATAAAGCCCCACTTCAAGCCGGCCATTGGGGCCCTGGGGGTAGGAATCATGGCCATCTGGCTTCCCCAGATTCTGGGAGGAGGCTACGGATGGATCCAGATGGCCATGGATGGAGGCCTGGGGTGGAAGCTGATGCTGGTCCTCTTATTCGCCAAAATGATCGCCTTTCCCCTGACGGTCTCCTCCGGAGGATCAGGTGGAGTCTTTGCTCCCAGCCTCTTCGTAGGGGGCATGTTAGGAGGGGCCATGGCTGGACTGGCCCATCTGCCACCGGCCTCATTCGTCGTTGTGGGGATGGCCTCGGTCTTTGGAGCCGCTGCCAGGGTACCTATCGCCGCCATGTTCATGGTGGTGGAAATGACCGGGGCCTATTTACTCTTGGTTCCGGCAGCTTTGGCTGTGCTTCTGAGTTATCTTGTCCAGAGCCTGCTGGCGGCAGATCTCAAATACCCCAGCCTTTACGAGTTTCAGGTACCTAACCGGGCCGAATCCGCTGCTCATCAGGAAGAATTTCTTCAAACTGCCCTGGACCTTCTGCTTAAACGCCGGGTTTCCATCCCCGAAACCATTGGTCATCTCAATCTCCTGGTGCTTCTGGAGCTGGGAATTCCCCTTGAGTTGCCCGATGGCAAACGTCTGGTTATCCAGACCATCTCCGCTAAATCCCCCTGGGTTGATCGCCCCTTAAAGGATATTCCCCTCCCCGAGGAGGCCGAACTCATTGCCCTGGTAAGGGAAGATCATCTCCTTTTTCCTCAAGGCTCCTTGACCCTTAAGGCGGAGGACAAGCTCCTCTTTGTGACCTCTATAGCCGGTTGGAAGGAATTAAATCGCATCTTTGGCGGCAGCCGAGTCTGA